The following proteins come from a genomic window of Methanobrevibacter ruminantium:
- a CDS encoding 4-phosphopantoate--beta-alanine ligase — MIPKTHPRYKSLLLRDKVKNAFKEGYLADSGMIAHGRGETFDYLIGEKTTETAEKACEAAVATILLAENPVLSVNGNTTALAIDEIIELAKATDSKIEINLFYRTPERVEIITRMFKERGWEDILGTNDDELLYIDNLNSPRATASKEGSYIADVMIVPLEDGDRAEVLVQNGKKIICIDLNPLSRTAKMSTISIVDNIVRAVPLMTQIANEFKESGKADDKEFLENIVNNFSNEQNLKDSLASIKLK; from the coding sequence ATGATACCTAAAACTCATCCACGTTACAAATCATTATTATTAAGAGATAAAGTAAAGAATGCCTTTAAGGAAGGATATTTGGCAGATTCTGGAATGATTGCCCATGGAAGAGGGGAAACATTCGATTACTTGATAGGAGAGAAAACTACAGAAACCGCTGAAAAGGCATGTGAAGCAGCTGTTGCAACCATATTGCTTGCTGAAAATCCTGTATTGTCAGTGAATGGAAATACAACTGCATTAGCTATTGATGAAATCATAGAGCTTGCAAAGGCAACAGATTCTAAAATTGAAATCAACCTGTTCTATAGAACTCCAGAAAGAGTTGAAATAATTACAAGAATGTTTAAGGAAAGAGGATGGGAAGACATTCTCGGCACAAATGATGATGAACTCTTGTATATAGACAACCTAAACAGCCCAAGAGCTACTGCAAGCAAAGAAGGAAGTTATATCGCAGATGTTATGATTGTTCCTCTTGAGGATGGAGATAGAGCAGAGGTATTGGTTCAAAACGGCAAGAAAATCATTTGCATAGACTTGAATCCTCTCTCAAGAACCGCCAAAATGTCAACCATAAGCATTGTAGACAATATTGTAAGGGCAGTTCCATTGATGACTCAAATAGCAAATGAATTTAAGGAATCCGGAAAGGCAGATGACAAGGAATTTTTAGAGAATATTGTTAATAATTTCTCCAATGAACAAAATCTTAAAGATTCTTTAGC
- a CDS encoding SseB family protein: MDERVENPELKEIMKTRPEEMNEDQLEAFVDAFMEATFIIPAELNSDVEALEGKTDEEIALDEEIDLEIMKLEDEDGNVLFPIYTDDDELEKLAAEEDFDVFGLVISAEDLAMLLAETEEDDFDGVVINPFHENAVELPLEAIFELYDFEECDDPDCDDPTHNH, translated from the coding sequence ATGGATGAAAGAGTTGAAAATCCGGAACTTAAAGAAATCATGAAAACCAGACCTGAAGAAATGAATGAAGATCAATTGGAAGCTTTTGTAGATGCATTTATGGAAGCTACTTTCATCATTCCAGCTGAATTGAATTCAGATGTTGAAGCTCTTGAAGGAAAAACAGATGAGGAAATAGCTTTAGATGAAGAGATTGACCTTGAAATCATGAAACTTGAAGATGAGGATGGAAATGTTCTCTTCCCAATTTACACTGATGATGATGAGCTTGAAAAATTAGCTGCAGAAGAGGATTTTGACGTTTTCGGATTAGTCATTTCTGCTGAAGACCTTGCAATGCTACTCGCTGAAACCGAAGAGGATGATTTTGATGGTGTTGTAATCAATCCATTCCATGAAAATGCTGTAGAACTTCCATTGGAAGCTATTTTCGAGCTTTATGATTTTGAAGAATGTGATGACCCTGATTGTGATGACCCAACTCATAATCATTAA
- the uvrC gene encoding excinuclease ABC subunit UvrC, producing the protein MSTKVNSPDELPRKPGIYIMKDKNEEIIYVGKSKSLRSRVRSYFQKNLDRPKTQVLMSHFNSLEYIVTNTEKEALILEANLIKKHRPRYNISLKDDKRYPYVKITDEDFPKIVITRDIGKKGSYYGPFTDVTAVRQTVKFLKQLFRIRTCKRMDGPCLNSQIDLCYAPCNGSISKEEYHEHIKKIDLFFQGKYNKIIKDLESEMKEAAKNQEFEKAAVIRDQISSIEEVMNKQFVELNNELDQDIIAISYTTQNAVVVVMNIRNGKIIGKDDFLMDGSQHTTSDEVISAFIKQFYGINRHIPKEILIEEDIHDDKLIEEWLSDLRGNKVSIKVPQKGNKLRLVRMASKNADIIKNQKQKMENSMIELKKYLKLEKLPRVIEGYDISNISGKLAVGSKVSFLDGKPNKKQYKKFKMNTPGPNDFAMMKELLERRLMPLKEHYDKIRINEEHLKKNEAETERIVPLKLGEEPNLIVIDGGKGQLGMAVDVLKEYKLTHIPIIGLAKEFEEIYIPNSSFPIRIPQDNEALHLLQQVRDESHRFAVTYHRKLRSKKIEESPLDNIVGIGKKRKIEILRHFGDLESIKNASIDEIKEVNGMNEKAANNVYEYFHKETND; encoded by the coding sequence ATGTCAACAAAAGTTAACTCACCAGATGAACTTCCTAGAAAGCCTGGAATTTACATAATGAAGGACAAGAATGAGGAAATCATCTATGTGGGAAAGTCAAAATCTCTTAGAAGCAGAGTGAGATCCTATTTTCAAAAAAACCTTGATAGGCCTAAGACCCAAGTCTTGATGAGCCATTTCAACAGCCTCGAATACATTGTAACAAATACTGAAAAAGAGGCACTTATTTTAGAAGCTAATCTAATCAAAAAGCATAGGCCTAGATATAACATCAGCTTAAAGGATGATAAAAGGTACCCCTATGTAAAAATAACAGATGAGGATTTTCCAAAAATAGTCATTACAAGGGATATAGGCAAAAAAGGTTCATATTATGGTCCTTTTACAGATGTTACTGCAGTTCGCCAAACTGTCAAGTTCCTTAAGCAGCTCTTTAGAATAAGAACCTGCAAAAGAATGGACGGCCCTTGCTTGAACAGTCAGATTGACTTATGTTACGCTCCGTGTAACGGAAGCATTTCAAAAGAGGAATATCATGAGCATATCAAGAAGATAGACCTTTTCTTCCAAGGAAAGTACAATAAGATAATCAAGGACCTTGAATCAGAAATGAAAGAAGCTGCTAAAAATCAGGAGTTTGAAAAAGCAGCTGTCATTAGAGACCAAATCAGTTCCATTGAGGAAGTGATGAACAAGCAATTCGTTGAATTGAACAACGAGCTTGACCAAGACATCATTGCAATCTCATACACCACTCAAAATGCAGTTGTGGTGGTGATGAACATCAGAAACGGAAAGATCATTGGAAAGGACGATTTCCTTATGGACGGTTCACAGCACACAACCTCTGATGAAGTCATTTCAGCATTCATCAAGCAATTCTATGGAATAAACAGGCACATTCCTAAAGAAATTTTAATCGAAGAGGATATACATGATGACAAGCTTATTGAAGAATGGCTAAGCGACTTAAGGGGTAACAAGGTGTCTATAAAAGTCCCTCAGAAAGGAAATAAACTAAGATTAGTTAGAATGGCAAGTAAAAATGCAGATATCATAAAGAATCAAAAGCAAAAGATGGAAAACTCAATGATTGAGCTTAAGAAGTATCTCAAGCTTGAAAAGCTTCCAAGAGTGATTGAAGGTTACGACATCTCTAACATTTCAGGAAAATTGGCAGTTGGTTCCAAGGTTTCATTTTTAGATGGAAAGCCAAATAAGAAGCAATATAAGAAATTCAAGATGAACACTCCAGGACCTAACGATTTTGCCATGATGAAGGAACTTCTTGAGAGAAGATTGATGCCTCTTAAGGAACATTATGACAAGATTAGAATCAATGAGGAACACCTGAAAAAGAACGAAGCGGAAACTGAAAGAATCGTTCCATTAAAATTAGGAGAAGAGCCAAATCTTATCGTTATTGATGGTGGAAAAGGACAATTAGGCATGGCTGTTGATGTTTTGAAAGAATACAAACTTACACATATACCTATAATCGGTCTTGCGAAGGAATTTGAAGAAATTTATATTCCAAACAGCAGTTTCCCAATAAGAATCCCTCAAGACAATGAAGCATTGCATTTGCTTCAGCAAGTTAGGGACGAATCCCACAGATTCGCTGTTACATACCATAGGAAATTAAGGTCCAAAAAGATTGAGGAATCTCCATTGGATAATATTGTTGGTATAGGTAAAAAAAGAAAAATAGAGATTTTAAGACATTTTGGAGATTTAGAATCCATTAAAAATGCAAGCATCGATGAGATAAAAGAAGTTAATGGAATGAATGAAAAAGCAGCAAACAATGTTTATGAATATTTCCATAAGGAAACAAATGACTAA
- a CDS encoding ion channel codes for MSFYQNSKFNYFLSIFIIIDLILITLTLISDVGANLYYSIIVFDTILCIILFIDFLTRYFDSDDKKHFLIKNWTELIAAIPFDLIMLPFVLNNSLLRVFKVLKFIKVIALFSQFFETIDFFLKKTHLDEIFGITLLVVLASTLGLYLFDPSINSLFDSLWFVLSTITTVGYGDILPQSGAGKIIGLITLIVGVLIFSTVTGAIVSYFARRILMNEDFNITENDDNIELLKETLSSNKKNLNEVHSKVYKIDNDLESLKKEIIELKGINKELKEEIETLNESLKN; via the coding sequence ATGAGCTTTTATCAAAACAGCAAGTTTAATTACTTTTTATCAATATTTATTATAATAGATTTAATCCTGATAACACTAACATTGATTTCAGATGTAGGGGCAAACCTATATTACAGCATAATTGTCTTTGATACAATTTTATGCATAATTCTATTTATTGACTTCTTAACTAGATATTTTGATAGCGATGACAAGAAGCATTTCTTAATCAAAAACTGGACAGAACTGATAGCTGCAATTCCATTTGATTTGATCATGCTGCCATTTGTCTTAAATAACTCTCTTTTAAGAGTCTTCAAGGTTTTGAAATTCATTAAGGTAATCGCTCTCTTTTCACAGTTTTTTGAAACAATTGACTTTTTCTTGAAAAAGACCCATTTGGATGAAATATTCGGCATTACCCTGCTTGTTGTACTTGCTTCAACACTTGGATTATATCTATTTGATCCAAGCATAAACAGCTTATTTGACAGCTTATGGTTTGTACTTTCAACAATTACAACCGTCGGTTATGGTGACATATTGCCTCAATCAGGTGCTGGAAAGATAATTGGACTCATAACATTGATTGTTGGAGTGTTGATATTCAGTACAGTTACAGGAGCTATCGTATCATATTTTGCAAGAAGAATATTGATGAATGAAGACTTCAACATTACAGAAAATGACGATAACATTGAACTTTTAAAAGAGACTTTAAGTTCAAACAAGAAAAATCTCAATGAAGTTCATAGCAAAGTCTATAAAATAGACAATGATCTTGAATCACTTAAAAAAGAGATAATTGAATTGAAAGGAATTAATAAAGAATTAAAAGAAGAGATTGAAACTTTAAATGAAAGCTTAAAGAATTAA